In bacterium, one genomic interval encodes:
- a CDS encoding arginine decarboxylase, pyruvoyl-dependent, with amino-acid sequence MMITRIPDAYFFAKGASEGYMPLNAFDGALLASGIGNTNLVKMSSIVPPGARLIEPVSIPYGALVPVAYASITSSLKGQTISAAVAAAFPEDRSMPGLIMEYSATGPSEEIEQICCDMAAHGLGMRGLKVGRIESAAVSHNVDSVGAAFAAVVLWTKDDDVGV; translated from the coding sequence ATGATGATCACTCGAATACCGGACGCCTATTTTTTTGCCAAGGGTGCATCCGAAGGATATATGCCTCTGAACGCTTTTGACGGTGCTCTCCTGGCTTCAGGTATCGGTAATACGAACCTGGTCAAAATGAGCAGTATCGTCCCACCCGGTGCCCGGCTTATCGAACCGGTTTCAATTCCCTACGGCGCACTTGTTCCTGTGGCCTACGCTTCCATCACAAGCAGTCTCAAGGGTCAGACCATCTCGGCGGCGGTGGCAGCAGCGTTTCCGGAGGATCGGTCCATGCCCGGACTCATCATGGAGTACAGCGCCACAGGTCCTTCAGAGGAGATAGAGCAGATCTGCTGTGATATGGCTGCCCACGGCCTCGGGATGAGAGGCCTCAAGGTTGGCCGTATTGAGAGCGCTGCGGTTTCCCATAATGTTGACAGTGTGGGAGCTGCTTTTGCAGCTGTTGTCCTCTGGACAAAAGATGATGATGTAGGGGTATAG
- the speB gene encoding agmatinase, translated as MNTHQRYLGADCSVDEADVVLVGVPFDGTASFRPGARFGPQGVRFWSDALETYSRPFNADLEDLKLADAGDLRILPADWQKAAGAIHEAVEKILQLEAVPIMMGGEHLITLPAVEATVAAFPGLVVVHMDAHMDLRDDYEGIRLSHATVMRRVMEKVGSDSMLQYGIRSGTREEWALSEENDTLLSDLETLPDIIGDRPVYLSIDLDVLDPSIMPETGTPEPGGISFSQLHKAILACRGLNMVAGDVVEYCPIPGWGGPSGAVAAKVVRELIFLCAESHQNAERRTQNAE; from the coding sequence ATGAACACCCACCAGCGCTACCTTGGAGCGGACTGCAGCGTCGATGAAGCCGATGTCGTATTGGTAGGGGTTCCCTTTGATGGCACCGCAAGTTTCAGGCCTGGAGCCCGTTTCGGGCCTCAGGGGGTCCGGTTCTGGTCTGATGCTCTGGAGACCTACAGCCGTCCATTTAATGCCGATCTGGAGGATCTGAAGCTGGCTGATGCCGGGGATCTCCGGATACTCCCTGCTGATTGGCAAAAAGCTGCAGGAGCGATCCACGAGGCGGTTGAAAAGATCCTCCAGCTGGAAGCTGTACCGATCATGATGGGCGGTGAACACCTCATTACCCTTCCAGCAGTCGAGGCCACTGTCGCAGCGTTCCCTGGACTTGTTGTGGTTCACATGGATGCCCATATGGATCTGAGGGATGACTATGAGGGGATCAGGTTGTCCCATGCCACAGTGATGAGAAGGGTAATGGAAAAGGTGGGTTCTGACAGTATGCTGCAGTACGGGATTCGTTCCGGGACAAGGGAGGAATGGGCGCTATCGGAGGAAAATGACACCCTTCTCTCTGATCTTGAGACCCTTCCTGATATTATAGGGGACAGGCCGGTTTATCTCAGCATTGATCTGGATGTTCTGGATCCCTCGATCATGCCCGAGACAGGCACACCGGAACCAGGTGGAATATCCTTTTCCCAACTTCACAAGGCAATACTTGCATGCCGTGGACTCAATATGGTAGCGGGAGATGTTGTGGAATATTGTCCAATTCCCGGCTGGGGAGGCCCTTCGGGAGCTGTGGCTGCGAAGGTGGTGCGAGAGCTTATTTTTCTTTGTGCGGAAAGCCACCAGAATGCAGAACGCAGAACGCAGAACGCAGAATAA
- the speE gene encoding polyamine aminopropyltransferase yields MGIWYTEKHTPHCGITIEVKKSIYYGESDFQTLEILDTFEFGRVLLLDGVVMLTERDEFVYHEMLTHVPLNTHPSPEKVLVIGGGDGGTAREALKHPQVKDVTLVEIDRMVVEAALTHLPGISEGLRDPRTRIVYDDGVRFVADAPPGSYDVILVDSTDPVGPAEALFSEDFFRNCANALGPDGVFACQSESPFYHLPFMVDIFRRVDGIYPKVAFYLAAVPTYPSGNWSFLMGSRAGGTPFPQCREHVQLQTKYYDQHIHLASFALPRYLAEALTK; encoded by the coding sequence ATGGGCATTTGGTACACCGAAAAACATACTCCCCATTGCGGGATCACCATAGAGGTGAAGAAAAGCATCTACTACGGTGAGAGTGATTTCCAGACCCTGGAGATCCTGGACACTTTCGAGTTCGGACGGGTGTTGCTTCTCGATGGAGTGGTGATGCTTACCGAGCGCGATGAATTCGTCTATCACGAGATGCTGACTCACGTTCCGCTCAACACTCACCCCTCCCCTGAGAAGGTCCTGGTGATCGGTGGTGGAGATGGGGGGACGGCCAGGGAGGCGCTCAAACATCCACAGGTCAAGGATGTCACCCTGGTGGAGATCGACCGCATGGTGGTGGAGGCTGCTCTTACGCATCTGCCCGGCATCAGTGAGGGGCTCAGGGACCCCCGCACGAGGATCGTTTACGACGACGGGGTGCGGTTTGTTGCCGACGCTCCCCCGGGTAGTTATGATGTAATACTTGTAGACTCTACCGATCCCGTTGGCCCTGCCGAGGCGCTTTTTTCAGAGGATTTCTTTCGAAACTGTGCAAATGCACTTGGGCCTGATGGTGTATTCGCATGCCAGTCAGAATCTCCCTTTTACCATCTGCCCTTCATGGTCGATATATTCAGGCGGGTGGACGGGATCTATCCGAAAGTGGCGTTCTACCTCGCTGCTGTGCCTACCTACCCCAGTGGAAACTGGAGTTTCCTCATGGGTTCCAGGGCAGGGGGAACACCTTTTCCACAGTGCCGGGAGCATGTCCAACTGCAGACCAAATACTACGATCAGCACATTCATCTTGCCAGTTTTGCCCTTCCGCGGTACCTGGCTGAAGCCCTGACCAAATGA
- a CDS encoding ParM/StbA family protein, producing the protein MLMAGVDVGFGFTKATDGESYTLFKSIVGEPQPRSMEDNFFSSEAIPGLHLTLDDRSYFVGELAESESRVRQFTLDQAQMVTQQFKILALAALAKIVPSRVPVNVITGLPVGYYMEYKDKLAQVLEGEHKLLIHDSSQGNETETVLNISHARVIPQPYGSLVDYLFRDDGTVLRADAARQKIGVVDIGFKTTDFTVCKDFRHSERGSRTTDTGIAKAFTYISEALNDMSGVNVEIYRLYDAVREGSIKIRGAEYDLSKVKGEVFGRLATAVASDMERVWTDDWDLDLVLLAGGGGEALFEYLKPLVRGELALLKTKDDPRMSNVSGYVKYGRYYYDGSVVKEA; encoded by the coding sequence ATGTTAATGGCAGGTGTTGATGTTGGGTTCGGATTTACCAAGGCTACAGACGGTGAATCCTATACCCTGTTCAAATCTATCGTCGGCGAACCTCAACCGCGGTCAATGGAGGACAATTTTTTCTCCAGTGAAGCGATACCGGGGCTGCATTTGACATTGGATGACCGCTCCTACTTTGTTGGAGAACTGGCCGAATCGGAGTCAAGGGTACGGCAATTTACCCTGGACCAGGCTCAAATGGTTACCCAGCAATTCAAGATCCTTGCCCTCGCCGCACTTGCCAAGATAGTGCCCAGCCGGGTACCAGTCAACGTGATCACCGGGTTACCGGTGGGATATTACATGGAGTACAAGGACAAGCTGGCCCAGGTTCTGGAGGGTGAGCACAAGCTCCTGATCCATGACAGCTCCCAGGGGAATGAAACCGAAACCGTTCTTAACATCAGCCATGCCAGGGTGATACCCCAGCCCTACGGGAGCCTCGTAGATTATCTGTTTCGGGATGACGGGACTGTACTCAGAGCGGATGCTGCGCGGCAGAAGATAGGGGTGGTCGATATTGGTTTCAAAACAACTGATTTTACCGTTTGCAAGGATTTCAGGCATTCCGAGCGCGGCAGCAGGACCACCGATACAGGCATTGCCAAAGCGTTCACTTACATCTCCGAGGCGCTCAACGACATGAGCGGTGTCAATGTGGAGATCTACCGTCTGTACGATGCAGTCCGTGAGGGCAGTATCAAGATCAGGGGCGCTGAATATGATCTTTCCAAGGTTAAAGGCGAAGTTTTCGGCAGGTTGGCGACGGCTGTGGCCAGCGATATGGAGAGGGTCTGGACCGATGATTGGGATCTGGATCTTGTTCTCCTGGCCGGTGGGGGCGGAGAGGCACTCTTCGAATACCTGAAACCCCTGGTACGTGGCGAACTGGCACTACTCAAGACAAAGGATGATCCACGGATGTCGAACGTTTCGGGGTATGTAAAATACGGTCGTTACTATTATGATGGAAGCGTGGTGAAGGAGGCCTGA
- a CDS encoding chitobiase/beta-hexosaminidase C-terminal domain-containing protein produces MDFSTARSTLGFFLIAIIGLLVTPIPAHPGETGLTPVPGEYSNPITVTFNVPEDTHIYYTLDGSEPSGNSSIFKGPVAIEDDTVIRYFTVHSSGLRSSVQEAFYRIRLQKPFEGELRTVAEPPAGMNSKRVRVTLSTKEGATIYYTIDGSDPSTDSNSYRMPIVLTVDTQLKFFAMDTDGSRESIREEFYRFKLADQMLDTTPPEASITPLPENYRAGDFIRLTANEKSEVYYTLDGTEPTEGSVKYEGPFWLTQSSELRFLAVDESGNQSRTYSETFHLDKDAPSSEAFPATGLYTSPLTVKINVSDADARTHYTINGLPPTTNSPQYMEPLVLRKDTVLQFFSVDPFGNSEALKKETYLFDDAAPVTIADPPGGDYVPPINVTLRTEESARTHYSLDGYDPDTESPIYFSGFSFSRPATLKFFSMDSAGNRENIQTHEYGLVSGVWLRFARGVYLIPSITDGKTFWMGSESGLAVYHVGSGERVFMGEGEGLLGTSINDLVLDEKGDLWIATDRGLNHLRPDGGFTHFTRDEGLPDREVLCLGVDRDGSIWAGTNKGVSRIKDGVVHETLRAADGLPHDTVLSIAVDYSGNKWFGTMKGLAKFTGSELRIYTKDSGMINDEVRTVAIDKDWNTWVGTPRGVSVFDREEWVSFTKNDGLPGNAVVMVAPDPDGEVWVATRTGVARYSNGEWIKENPP; encoded by the coding sequence GTGGATTTTTCAACTGCGCGCAGCACTCTTGGTTTTTTCCTGATTGCAATCATCGGGTTGCTTGTCACACCGATTCCTGCCCATCCAGGGGAGACAGGCCTTACGCCCGTTCCGGGGGAGTATTCGAACCCTATTACCGTGACCTTCAATGTTCCTGAAGATACACACATATATTACACCCTGGACGGCTCAGAACCCAGTGGCAACTCATCGATCTTCAAGGGCCCGGTAGCTATTGAGGATGATACGGTTATCCGTTACTTTACTGTCCATTCCAGTGGTTTGCGGAGCAGTGTCCAGGAAGCGTTCTACCGTATCAGGCTCCAGAAGCCTTTCGAGGGCGAACTGAGGACTGTGGCAGAGCCTCCTGCTGGAATGAACTCAAAACGCGTCAGAGTCACGCTGTCCACCAAGGAAGGAGCGACGATCTATTACACCATCGATGGTTCCGATCCCTCCACCGACAGTAACAGTTACAGGATGCCCATAGTCCTTACAGTGGATACACAGTTGAAGTTTTTTGCCATGGACACGGATGGGTCCAGGGAGTCGATCAGGGAGGAGTTCTACAGGTTCAAGCTTGCCGATCAAATGCTGGACACGACCCCCCCCGAGGCCAGTATTACCCCCCTGCCGGAGAATTACCGCGCCGGGGATTTTATCAGGCTGACAGCCAATGAGAAATCGGAGGTCTACTACACTCTGGACGGGACAGAGCCCACAGAGGGGTCGGTAAAATACGAGGGTCCGTTCTGGCTGACCCAGAGTTCGGAGCTCAGGTTCCTTGCTGTGGACGAGAGCGGGAATCAGAGCAGGACCTACAGTGAGACCTTTCATCTTGATAAGGATGCGCCGTCATCTGAGGCATTTCCTGCAACCGGTCTTTACACCTCTCCCCTGACAGTGAAGATCAACGTATCAGATGCCGATGCCCGGACCCATTACACTATCAACGGTCTTCCTCCTACCACCAACTCTCCCCAATACATGGAACCACTGGTGCTCAGGAAAGATACTGTTCTCCAGTTTTTTTCCGTGGACCCCTTCGGCAACAGTGAAGCGTTAAAAAAGGAGACATACCTCTTCGATGATGCTGCGCCTGTAACTATTGCTGATCCTCCTGGCGGTGATTATGTTCCGCCCATAAACGTCACTCTCCGCACCGAGGAATCGGCCAGAACGCATTATAGCCTGGACGGATATGACCCTGACACGGAAAGTCCCATCTATTTTTCAGGTTTTTCCTTCAGCAGACCTGCCACGCTGAAATTCTTTTCCATGGACAGTGCCGGGAATAGGGAAAATATTCAGACTCACGAATACGGGTTGGTGAGTGGAGTATGGCTAAGGTTCGCCAGAGGAGTTTACCTGATACCCAGCATCACAGATGGCAAAACTTTCTGGATGGGATCGGAATCTGGGCTGGCAGTCTACCATGTCGGCTCAGGGGAAAGGGTTTTCATGGGGGAAGGGGAAGGGCTCCTGGGAACCAGTATCAATGATCTTGTTCTCGATGAGAAGGGAGACCTGTGGATCGCCACCGATCGGGGTCTCAATCACTTGCGCCCCGATGGAGGTTTTACACATTTTACCCGTGACGAGGGTCTGCCCGACAGGGAGGTTCTCTGCCTGGGAGTGGACAGGGATGGGAGCATATGGGCAGGAACCAATAAGGGGGTTTCCCGCATCAAGGATGGTGTTGTCCATGAGACTCTTAGAGCAGCGGATGGCCTGCCCCACGATACCGTCCTCTCCATTGCCGTGGACTACTCCGGTAATAAATGGTTTGGCACCATGAAGGGCTTGGCCAAATTCACAGGAAGTGAATTGCGGATCTATACCAAAGACAGCGGGATGATCAATGACGAGGTCCGAACTGTGGCCATTGATAAGGACTGGAATACCTGGGTGGGGACTCCAAGGGGTGTGTCTGTTTTCGACAGGGAAGAGTGGGTGAGCTTCACGAAAAATGACGGTCTTCCTGGAAACGCTGTCGTAATGGTTGCGCCCGACCCTGACGGAGAGGTGTGGGTTGCCACCCGAACGGGAGTAGCCCGCTATTCCAATGGAGAGTGGATAAAAGAGAATCCTCCTTGA
- a CDS encoding cupin domain-containing protein, which translates to MEIGKKIKRLRLANDLTQDELALRSDLTKGFISLLERDHTSISIEALAQVLEVFGSSLSEFFKDLEMGEQKVVFRAGDRVLVQGEGEEETIELLIPGAQRNMMDPVLVTIEPGKASTDSGHEGEEFGMVLSGSVILEMEGHKHQRIGKGECFYFKADRPHAVVNRGKRTANVLWVVSPPVYH; encoded by the coding sequence ATGGAAATCGGGAAAAAAATAAAAAGGCTCCGCCTTGCCAACGATCTGACCCAGGACGAGCTGGCTCTAAGGTCCGATCTGACCAAAGGGTTCATCTCTCTTCTGGAAAGGGACCACACATCCATATCCATCGAAGCTTTGGCCCAGGTGCTGGAGGTTTTCGGGTCCAGTTTGTCGGAATTTTTCAAAGATCTGGAAATGGGTGAGCAGAAAGTGGTGTTTCGTGCAGGGGACAGGGTGCTGGTCCAAGGGGAGGGAGAAGAGGAAACCATAGAACTTCTGATCCCGGGCGCACAGCGGAACATGATGGATCCCGTTCTGGTGACCATCGAGCCAGGGAAGGCCTCAACGGACAGCGGTCATGAGGGGGAGGAGTTCGGGATGGTCCTTTCCGGAAGCGTCATCCTGGAGATGGAGGGGCACAAGCACCAGCGTATAGGCAAGGGAGAGTGTTTTTATTTCAAGGCCGACAGGCCTCATGCAGTTGTCAACAGGGGCAAGAGAACCGCTAACGTACTATGGGTCGTATCACCTCCGGTTTACCACTAA
- a CDS encoding response regulator, whose protein sequence is MVKKNKILLVEDDPDIRIMMTFILRDDYDLVLCENGRCGIDKAVEERPDLILLDVYMPGVSGLEVCKAVRDNPEIFSTPIIMVTAGAFKDEVTNGYAMGADDYIFKPFEPEELIERIEKLL, encoded by the coding sequence ATGGTTAAAAAAAATAAGATCCTCCTGGTCGAAGACGACCCCGATATAAGGATTATGATGACCTTTATCCTGAGGGACGATTACGATCTGGTCCTTTGTGAAAATGGACGCTGCGGCATCGACAAGGCAGTGGAAGAAAGACCTGACCTGATCCTGCTGGACGTCTATATGCCCGGGGTTTCAGGACTGGAGGTGTGCAAAGCTGTCCGTGATAACCCGGAGATCTTTTCAACCCCCATTATCATGGTTACAGCAGGAGCCTTTAAGGATGAAGTAACGAATGGTTATGCCATGGGGGCAGACGACTATATCTTTAAACCCTTCGAACCGGAGGAGCTTATAGAACGAATCGAAAAGCTTCTTTGA
- a CDS encoding TIGR04442 family protein encodes MIKDLRIHGEIGGDKEFFATLSGDGLDGRYFHESLEREGEIVHRFFVGGSEFLLGPAALSHSGNGGNFCPYMFGVDEPIEDLVKQEVINRLVVFGARHEPSSRIVFSDRTSSSEEYKQIFLKGHAVFNYYFFVQYKGSGGLKKQQEEILRSLGKALKRFPLNLDEEDSRIVEGLKSRWFELASVFFLLKVVNRSHLKFYRRLEEMFAASQTLGDEENALLGELAARLAIDPYSQERMKIDVMYRYPGNRQVVEEYRSILVDIRSRDEIRFDDQARISRLRTVALRKGIPVNLLNSLDEKLLGDRKMIVAEEPAYLVEMRGVLETILLQSRQVSILLEKEDLIKLLKSKLIALENRDSAFDRILIEVGKECDERSREAGNTVALEEFGNIVTFFDRFDNVYHVVNSLGFHEEERLPEDKLRSLMMSKKVFDDVQENLFHDLFIVQILKNHYLPQYGKKKVEALFGGMSHIETGDFSLQDVLISLEDLVREEREYRIVKTAMDRWLKKFGRSLKGIEEETSFINDVRKMLVSRSLVRPDVPESFFRKALEDLKMERIFFGSVLPNAIKARDAVIRSEFIDTSGMDMMRIEELEREFQQQYLITDEVMDIIRSDGA; translated from the coding sequence ATGATCAAGGATCTCAGGATCCATGGCGAAATAGGAGGCGACAAGGAGTTTTTCGCTACACTCAGCGGAGACGGCCTGGACGGCCGTTATTTCCACGAATCCCTGGAAAGGGAGGGTGAAATCGTCCACCGTTTTTTTGTAGGTGGCAGCGAATTTCTGCTGGGTCCGGCAGCCCTGTCTCATTCCGGCAACGGAGGCAATTTTTGTCCCTACATGTTCGGTGTGGACGAGCCTATTGAGGACCTTGTCAAACAGGAGGTGATAAACCGTCTTGTGGTCTTTGGCGCGAGGCATGAGCCGAGCTCCAGGATCGTATTCTCGGATAGAACTTCCTCCAGTGAGGAGTACAAACAGATCTTCCTCAAAGGGCACGCGGTTTTCAACTATTACTTCTTTGTTCAGTACAAAGGCAGCGGCGGACTGAAAAAACAGCAGGAAGAGATCCTCAGGTCGCTGGGCAAAGCCCTCAAGAGGTTTCCGCTCAATCTGGATGAAGAGGATTCGCGTATTGTGGAGGGGCTCAAGTCGAGATGGTTCGAGCTCGCTTCCGTATTTTTCCTGCTCAAGGTGGTCAACCGCTCACACCTTAAATTTTACCGAAGACTCGAAGAGATGTTCGCCGCATCCCAGACCCTGGGAGACGAAGAAAATGCTCTTTTGGGGGAACTTGCTGCTCGTCTCGCCATCGACCCCTATTCTCAGGAAAGAATGAAGATCGATGTTATGTACAGATATCCGGGCAACCGTCAGGTTGTGGAGGAGTACCGCTCCATACTGGTTGATATCAGGAGCAGGGACGAGATCCGGTTTGACGACCAGGCGCGCATTTCACGATTGCGGACAGTAGCTCTTCGAAAGGGAATCCCGGTAAACCTGCTCAACTCTTTAGATGAAAAGCTGCTGGGCGACCGGAAAATGATCGTCGCCGAGGAACCGGCTTATCTGGTCGAGATGAGGGGGGTCCTGGAAACCATCCTCCTGCAGAGCAGGCAGGTGAGCATCCTTCTTGAGAAAGAGGACCTGATAAAATTGCTCAAGTCAAAGCTCATCGCTTTGGAAAATAGGGATTCGGCCTTCGACCGGATCCTCATTGAAGTGGGAAAAGAGTGTGACGAGCGTAGCCGGGAAGCAGGGAATACTGTGGCCCTCGAAGAGTTCGGGAATATCGTCACCTTCTTCGACAGGTTTGACAATGTATATCACGTTGTCAATAGTCTGGGTTTCCACGAGGAAGAAAGGCTTCCGGAGGACAAACTCCGGAGCCTGATGATGAGCAAGAAGGTGTTCGATGATGTTCAGGAGAACCTTTTCCACGACCTTTTCATCGTCCAGATCCTGAAGAACCATTATCTTCCGCAGTACGGTAAAAAGAAGGTGGAGGCGCTGTTTGGCGGTATGTCCCATATCGAGACAGGTGATTTTTCCCTTCAGGACGTGCTGATATCCCTGGAAGATCTGGTCAGGGAAGAGCGGGAATACCGCATTGTAAAGACAGCCATGGATCGCTGGCTTAAAAAGTTTGGTCGTTCCCTCAAAGGGATCGAAGAGGAAACGTCATTTATTAACGATGTCAGGAAGATGCTGGTTTCCCGCTCGCTGGTACGTCCGGACGTGCCGGAATCGTTTTTCCGAAAGGCTCTCGAGGACCTGAAAATGGAGAGGATCTTTTTCGGTTCCGTGCTTCCCAACGCTATCAAGGCCAGGGATGCTGTCATCAGAAGCGAGTTCATCGACACAAGCGGTATGGATATGATGAGGATCGAAGAACTGGAAAGAGAGTTTCAGCAACAGTACCTTATCACGGACGAGGTCATGGATATTATCCGGAGTGATGGAGCCTGA
- the speD gene encoding adenosylmethionine decarboxylase has translation MKSLGRHILVEFYDCDPVALDDLSLVERSMKEAAVAAGSTIVDSVFRRFAPHGISGVVVIAESHLAIHTWPEYGYAAVDLFTCGEKVDPWAAHDHLQDVFRARDSEYKEVPRGELRVLGENACHKPKGSLGPVPHQAG, from the coding sequence ATGAAATCACTGGGCAGGCATATACTGGTTGAGTTCTACGATTGCGATCCCGTGGCCCTGGACGATCTGAGCCTGGTGGAAAGGTCCATGAAGGAGGCTGCTGTCGCAGCCGGGTCCACCATCGTCGATTCTGTCTTCAGGAGGTTCGCGCCTCACGGCATAAGCGGGGTCGTGGTCATTGCCGAATCCCATCTTGCCATCCATACCTGGCCGGAATACGGCTATGCTGCTGTCGACCTCTTTACCTGCGGAGAAAAGGTGGACCCGTGGGCGGCACACGATCATCTGCAGGATGTCTTCCGTGCCCGTGACTCCGAATACAAGGAGGTGCCCAGGGGAGAGCTGCGAGTTCTGGGTGAAAACGCGTGTCACAAACCAAAGGGCAGTTTAGGCCCCGTTCCACACCAGGCAGGATGA